In Rhineura floridana isolate rRhiFlo1 chromosome 1, rRhiFlo1.hap2, whole genome shotgun sequence, the following proteins share a genomic window:
- the LOC133375591 gene encoding phospholipid scramblase 2-like: MSPVAAKRHTENMTQLNKKQLSIDAKMPPKKSPPAPKKAGPQPQVKRGHGPQPTQSQYPGKAIKTTQRYPGAYISPPVQGQAPRGVIRSLALLPPLKCPPGLEYLNQIDQIIIQQQIEFLEIIIGFETNNKYEIKNGWGQRIYFAAEETDCCTRNCCGASRSFAMKIMDNVGQEVIELRRPLRCSSCWCPCCLQELEVQAPPGTPVGYIKQTWDLFLPKFIIQNAAKQDVLKIVGPCVVCSFYQDINFDVVSLYEQKRVGRISKHWTGFAKEIFTDIDNFGVKFPLDLDVKMKAVMIGACFLMDFMFFESAGAEEQRVGVWQ, from the coding sequence CTCAACAAGAAACAGTTAAGCATAGATGCAAAAATGCCACCAAAAAAATCCCCTCCAGCTCCTAAAAAAGCTGGCCCTCAACCACAGGTAAAGCGTGGCCATGGGCCACAACCCACTCAATCACAATATCCAGGAAAGGCGATTAAAACAACACAGCGTTATCCGGGAGCGTACATTTCTCCTCCAGTTCAAGGTCAGGCACCTCGTGGGGTAATTCGTTCGCTGGCACTCCTTCCACCTCTCAAATGTCCTCCCGGATTAGAATATTTAAACCAGATTGATCAGATAATAATTCAGCAACAGATTGAGTTTCTGGAAATAATAATTGGCTTTGAAACTAACAACaaatatgaaataaaaaatgGCTGGGGGCAAAGGATTTACTTTGCAGCTGAGGAAACCGACTGCTGTACCCGAAACTGCTGTGGGGCATCCCGGTCGTTTGCAATGAAAATCATGGACAATGTGGGCCAGGAAGTGATAGAGCTCAGGCGACCTCTCAGATGCTCCAGTTGCTGGTGTCCGTGCTGCTTGCAAGAGCTTGAAGTCCAGGCCCCTCCAGGCACCCCGGTTGGGTATATTAAACAAACATGGGATCTCTTTCTGCCTAAATTCATTATCCAAAATGCAGCTAAGCAGGATGTTCTTAAAATCGTTGGGCCCTGTGTAGTGTGCAGTTTTTATCAAGATATTAATTTTGATGTGGTGTCACTATATGAGCAGAAAAGAGTTGGAAGAATTTCTAAGCACTGGACTGGCTTTGCGAAAGAGATCTTCACTGATATTGACAACTTTGGGGTCAAGTTCCCATTGGACCTTGATGTTAAAATGAAGGCTGTCATGATTGGGGCTTGCTTCCTCATGGATTTCATGTTCTTTGAATCCGCAGGAGCTGAGGAACAGCGAGTTGGGGTCTGGCAATAG